CGAGCAATCCATGCGTTTGCCTTATTTcagctggattactgtaattcacttTATGTTGGTGTCAGTCAGTCCAGTTTGGCAGGACACTTGTACAAAATGCTGCAGCCGTCTTTTGACTCCTGTGAAGAGACACCAACATTTTACCCTGGTGcttgcttcccttcattggcttccagtgcaaaattaaaataaaatttaaaatcttACTTTTGACTTAATAATCGCTAAATTGTCAGGCACCAGACTATTTGTCTGACCTTTTGCAGCTTTATATGTCCTCTAGAGGCCTTTGATCAAGTGATCATTTACTCTTTACCTTACACAAGTCTAGGATGGTTCATAGAGGGAATTGGGCATTTGCGGTTGTGGCACCGAAAACGTGGAACGATCTACCTCTCCACATTACAAAAGCCCCAACTGTCAATCCTTTTAAATCCCATTTTGAAACATATATTTTCGCTTTGGCTTTTTATACTGCACGAGAGTTACCAATTCTTTTTATcctaattttcttttaattttcttaccTGTTGTTGCTGTTAATGCCACTGTTTAATTATTACGTTGTGCAGCGCTTTGGTCAACTCTCTGTTgttattaaatgtgctttataaataaataaataataaatagaatactttggtatacagaggagtttatGGTCGACTTGTAACTGCAGGGTTTCCATGTGCAGTGGCTGCACAGCAAGCCCAAATCAGCACCTCTTAACCATTGTGCTGACAGTTGGTCAGAGATGTTTGTGCTAGTACGCTGAGTTTGGTTTTCACTAGACTTCTACACCTGATCTTGTCTGTCCAAAGAACATTATTCCAGAAGTGCTACCATGTTCTTTAGGGAGAGACGAGGCTTTCTCCAAACAAACCAGACTTGTTCAGTTGTACTCTCTTGTGCATTTCACATACTGACCAATACATGTAGCGTTTCATAGAAACAATAGGGTGTACTAAGTTTATTTCAAAGATCtacttaaagttttttttaaactgacttTTTTCACATGTCTATATGTCACTATGTTTCATAAAGTCCAGACTACTAAACTAAATTACATATAAAAGAACATTTGAGTTGATTAAATTAACAATAACACCAGGATTGTCAGTGGGTGACGACACACAGCAGAACATCATCAGCCCACTCTGAACCTGTTTTGTGTTAATTCACACAAACAGTGATTTTCACTGTTGATTGTGATCATTAAGTCATACATGATGAAGCACATTGAGCTGAGCTCCATCTTTGGCAAAGgctattaaaataataatttcagaAACAAATCATTAACAACTTGCCACTGATACCCTGTGACTGTTGCCACAGATACATTTGAACTTGACTTAGCTGTACGTTTGTTATAAACTGTAACCTGTACGTCTGCTGTAGGACTTTTGTGTTTTACACGTTTATCTGAAGTAACCCCTCAAAAACATGAAAGGGACACAATAACATTAACTAACTTAAGAGGGCAGTGGTAGACCAACATGTTCAATGAGGTAACGACAATGTTTGTGTCAAAGCCGGTTTTGAATACAGTGCATTCATAGATATGGCTTCATTTCCCTGTTGGAAAGAACAGTCTGATGGCAGCTGTGAAAATACTCTTAATGTTGCAAACTGATTTATTGTGTTTACTTTTGGCTGCTGACTACAGCCACAGAAAGCACATTATATAGATTTAAGGCTGATTCTCCAGCAAAGGAAGATGTGCAAAAGCTCCTCAGTATCCGAACTATCCCTTTTAAGAGAATAAAGTATTTTCTTTTGACTAAATCATTGTTGCAGCATTtatcctttttattttcagttagatGATGTTTAAACTATCACAGAACAATCACCATGAGcatttttaagttcattttacttttgactttgacttgttgctgaaaatgtataaaatattcTTTAAATTGAAAGGTAGAGGTGGAGGTTCTCACTCaggtttttacattttgctcTGTCTGTTTCAGCACGATGCCCAGATGGACTACTACGGGACTCGGCTCGCCACCTGTTCTTCTGACCGCACCGTCAAGATCTTTGACGTCAGAAACGGAGGGCAGATCCTTGTGGCAGACCTCAGAGGGTAAGAAGTAGGGCTGGCCCATATCATaccattcacggtaataccggtataatgttgggcaacaataagaaaatgaaatattgttaTAGACTATGGataactgcatttcgttgccctgtacctgtgcatgtgcaatgacaataaagttgaattctattctattctataaacgtgcgtgcctttgttttcatattcacatggtggaaaaagcatggcggcggcagagaatgagaagggcgaaagcggatcgttgaatgaaacagatgaaccagaactagtttgtaaaaatgctgcagcttcactggtgtgtaactggtttggcttttgtccctcagatacacaacaaagcactatttttggcagagcatgctagcgggtcgtcgttattaccgtgttttttggaaaatacggcacacttaaaatcaattctttgatttttctgacaatcaacagtgccccttataatcccgtgtgccttatgtatgaactctggttgtgtttactgacctcaaaacgattttatgtacacggcgctcgaaaatctgttaaatgttttagtacgactttgctaagctacgaagccgcaccgcttgatggattgtcggagcattacggctatcgtaggcaggagcctcgcggagtgatacgtgctgagcttcaacataatgttaccatactgtgtgtgtttaacctctgtttaagttttgtggatattatacatggttatgctgaggatatgtcggccagtttccactagaaatgccttttggttaaactgtcagcgaggaatttgcatttgcacggTAAAATTTTTTATATCGCTTTaatattttgtctagtgtcaattatatcgtcagttatatcgttatcgaaATTTTCGAATGTATATcgtaataaatatttttggtcatatcgccctgctctactatGAAGCCTCAGTTTGTTGAGCAAACCAAGAGTCTAAAGCTAAAAAATGAACTTGTATCACTTGTGGTGATGAAATATAACTAGTTGGCACTTTTGTCTGCTGTAATTTAATTGCCAGGTGACAAATCCAGGTACTCAGTGAAAAACAGAACTAATTTGCATCTCTTGTGTTTTGTAGCCACGAGGGTCCCGTGTGGCAGGTAGCGTGGGCTCATCCAATGTTCGGCAACATCCTGGCTTCCTGTTCCTACGACCGAAAAGTCATTATTTGGAAAGAAGAGAACGGATCCTGGGACAAGATGTACGAGTACACCGGACACGAGTCGTCAGGTGGGTTTGATACAAGTTTAATCTCAATTCTTGTCTTATACATGCAGGTGGCTTCACACAAGAAAAGATCAGATCCTCACAGATTATTTAATTCATGTTCTTTGTATTTACAATTACAACACTATACATTTAATATCTTTTATTGAACACTTAGGACATTTACTGGATCTCCACGGATACAAGAATAAATCCAGGGTGCTCAGTCCAAGGCTTTTCAGAAATTAACCAAAAAGGCTTCTGATTCATTTTCCTTATTCAACCTGCCACATTTTTGTGTCGGTATAacagggctgggccatatcataccattcatggtaataccggtataatgttgggcaacgataaataaaatgaaatctatacatggttatgctgaggatatgtcggccagtttccactggaaatgccttttggttaaactgtcagcaaggaatttgcatttgcacggtaaaatttttatataactttaatgcacataaaaaaaaacagctgccacCTGCCCTCAGAGGTTGATAACAGTCTTTCTAAATGGTAGAAGGAAAAAATCTGAATCTCAAACTTTAGGTTTTTAACCAACCTCATAGCAAAATGCCACCAAAGTTGAAGTATATGTAATAATTTTACTAACTTGTCGaatatatatgaaatatatttaaatatttttaacttttagtgGATTTTCCTGTATTCACATTATTGTTCTCACCACAAAGAAAATCACTTTGCTTTAGGTGTAAACACAAAATCTGGGTTGGGCAATGTGTTTTCACAGAAGATCCAGCCATCACTGTCTGTGTATTGACTGaccttttttgttatttgtggtGTATCAGTGTTATGGTTTTTAACCATCATTTTCTAGTTCCTCATTTCTGTAGCTCCACTTTGTAATTGCCCTTCACCACAGTGTCTTTTATCAGATGCCTCACTGtgggttttgggggggggtgtgGCTCTACCTGTCAGCCACTTTACCTTATAGTGGCATCTTGCATGTTATGTTTCCTTTTTAATTGCTCAATTTTATTGTAGTGATTATGAGAATTTTTCTCAGTAGGTTAGTGTGTTTTGATCTGGAGTCCCTCtggctgttttttcccctccttgtactcttttatttgtttctttttgtcccTTCCTCAGAAATCCGGTGTTGTAGATTGTGTCCTCGGTAGAATTAGAAGTTTAACAGATCAGTTTGGTGTGTCAGCTCACAAAATAATGAAGCACAATTTATTGCATTAAGATTTGATAGACTCCTCAGGCCTCTGTCTCATTGAGCCTCCTCCTGTGTTTCCACAGTGAACTCAGTCTGCTGGGGTCCATATGAGTTTGGTCTAATCCTGGCCTGTGGCAGTTCAGACGGAGCAATTTCCCTTCTCACATTCACTGGAGATCAGCAGTGGGATGTCAAGAAGATCAGCAATGCTCACACTGTGAGACTTACAAACTGCTCTGAATGTTTGAAATGTCACTTTAGCAGCATCCTGCATTGGATGTAACACACTGTTGTGATTCTGCTGCAGATTGGCTGCAACGCTGTAAGCTGGGCTCCCGCTATAGTTCCAGGCAGCTTGATTGATCAGCCATCGGGACAGAAGCCAAACTACGTCAAGCGCTTCGTCTCCGGAGGCTGCGACAACCTGGTCAAACTCTGGAAGTAAGTGCtcatgttttctgaaaatctctgAAGGAAATTACAGTTCataccataggtgcatctactaaaacTTTTGGACACGTTCTAATCTCAgtaaaaaggtcaaaggtcaacttTTCTGAAACCCACAAaggattttcaaatttataCTATAGGTGCATACCAGGAGGTTGATGGGTAGCACTGGCAGTGTTCCTGCAACACACTCAAAGTTTCAGAAGCATttaagaaattattattattattataacataGCTGTGTAAGACATGAACACTTGACCAATCAGAAGCATTGAACACTACAAAAGAAACCTGAGGAGTACAAACATATTTCAGTGGAACATAAATCAGATGTTCGCTCTTCAGAAAGTTTCGGTTCTCTGGGGAAAGTTCACTGATCTTGATATTTAATGTCaccacagcacaaacacggtGATCCTTGTGTGACAAGTGTGGTAGTGGTGAGTGGAACCTCGCAGCAGAAAGGCTTCTGGTTTAAAAACGTGGCTAGAGCCTTCCTGTGCctagtttgcatgttctttcaGTACCCTTGTGGGTACTCCTCCTTCCTCCCACATACCACAAGACACACTGGGTTAGTTGGTTATCCTAATTGGCTGAATCCAAGGAAGATACATTTCTTGCTTGAAGTATAGACAATAAAGCTCTGCATGAGTGTGTGGTTCAGGGTGGCTTGTGGTCTGAagcattttcttgttttgtttttggtttttttcttaaacctaATTGTCACTGATTGATATTTCCTGcctgcagagaggaggatgggcAGTGGAAGGAGGATCAGAAGCTGGAGGCTCACAGTGATTGGGTGAGAGATGTTGGCTGGGCTCCATCTATTGGTCTTCCCACCAGCACCATTGCCAGCTGTTCTCAGGTGAGATTTGATGTGATTACACATGCAGAACATGCAATTTATTCTGCTTTCCAGCACCTAAAACATAAAGTGTTCATTCAGacattataaataaagttttgataaTTTAGGTACAAGTTTTTCACCACTAGATGGAGCCAGAGTGTGCCTCCGGTTCAGTCAAGTGTGAGATTAAAGATCCACCAGTTCATAAGCGGGTTACATTAATCTGTAGTGCTTCATAAAATGTGGTATCATATAAAAGCAAGTGTTATTGGCAGCTtgcaaaaaagtatttgaataaaatcaaaccattcctgtttttcttccacTGGGGTTATGTGGGAAATTGTTTTCCATTCTTCCAGGATGGACGAGTATTTATCTGGACGTGTGACGACCCTGCAGGCAACACCTGGACGGCCAAACTGCTCCACAAGTTCAACGATGTGGTGTGGCACGTCAGCTGGTCGATCACTGGAAATATACTGGCCGTTTCAGGAGGAGACAACAAGGTagaaaatacacatttacaCCAAATCCACATAAAATTATAGATATCATTTGATTTCCTTCTGTCTGACTTGGTTATATGCAAACTAAACATGCCACAGTCTGgaagaatatattttattgatatGGTTTTATCAACCTGCAGTGAGCTCTgcccttatttttttttaaccttattgaTTCAGGATATTATGGCTGTTTCTCAAAGCTAATATTTAACTCTAAAGAATAAGTTGAATTAGATTTGAGCGCTGactctgattttatttatagtttatttattaaactaTTTATGAACTTTTCAGGTAACGCTGTGGAAGGAGTCGATGGATGGTCAGTGGGCGTGTATCAGTGATGTCAGCAAAGGCCAGGGCGCAGTCTCCAccatcacagacacacagcagaaTGAGCAGTGACCCTcgaattaaaacacacacacccattcCGTGACCCCTGACCCTTCGATGATGACCCTCAGCCTTCAGAGATGAAAGAATAAACATGCTGGACATTTGGACTGAAAACAAGACGCCCACAGTGATGAAGCCTGGTCTATAATCTGAGTTTTAGGCTTCAGCATGAGTTGGGTGCCTGCTGAAAATCAACAAGGAGAATTTATTAGAGGGAAAGAAACCATTACAACTCAAAGAATCATCGCTCtctgtatttttactttaacGTTTAGAAATCCGGACACAACTTTGTTTGTTTAGTCTTTAGCTTCATCAAAGTTTAGTTCTTCCTGCTCTGCTCCAGAAATATTCCACCTCCACTGCTGGAGAACAAAATTACCATCACCCTTAATGCTCCCAGCATCCTCAGGGGCAGTCGTCCTGACTTTCAACACTTTATTCTAATTACTAGTTCACTCAAATTGGCTTTGGGTGAACCaagaaaactataaaaacaaagcaggtgAGCCCACCTTCACACCTAAAACAAACTCTCATGTTCTCATAGTGAAACAAAACATGACTTGACTGCCTGGTTTGGATTTACATTTAATGATAAGTggataaatgttttatttggtaAAATGTTTGCAGACTCTTTTCAGCTGTTAAATGAATAATCTGCCTTAACAACCATGAATGGAGCGATCGTTTTTCTCCAGGTGTATAATCAGAatccattgattttttttttcatgtttgatgTAATTAAATAACtgtttaatattaaaacaattttaatgtctttttttcatttatataataacCATGGCTGGGCAAAAGAGTCCTTTTCTACTAACATACTCTTACTACAGGTCTCATTCATTAACACACATTCATAAATAGCTTTTTTGCTAAACATTCACACCCTTTGATGTATCTGGGTCAACTTGTAGTTTAGTATCTTGATCAAGAACACTCGGTAATGCTGAGTCAGGGATCGAACTCCTGGCCTTCTTGTTAATGCAATGACCCTAAGCCACAGCTGAGGGGTCACCAATGGAGGTAGATCAGCATGTTCGATTTGGCTCAGATTTTAGTCCGGATATTTTTCCCAGATGCCTTAAAAATGCACGGCGTCAACGTTagcgccgtccagccccacgcacggggcgatccacgttaatgcgtgtgtgtgtgtgcgtgcgtgcgtgtgtgtgtatccagtaaaaagaaacagtttgtttccacctacagaatggtaaatggacttgtTCTTATAtggcgcttttctactcttatatgagcactcaaagcgcttcatacaactaattcattcaccGTTTCCAAGTTGTTAAATGCTTGCTATCTATCATTCaaactccgatggatgcatcggagactAACAtgaggttagtatcttgcccaaggatatttggcaagCACACCAGAGGAGTCTGGGATCGAACCAGGaaccttccagttagtagcTGACCTGcgctaccacctgagctacagccaagaACTCTTATTCTCTTccagctctgtttgtttttaccgATCCTGGGGGAAATATGTAGATATTTATCTGCTAAATGCTCCACCGTGCGCACCGCTGTTTAGCAGAAGTTTCCTGTTGGGATGCAGAGACTCTCCCGTCAGTCACAGTTTACCTGCCGACCTGTTCTCTGCTTTTTCCGTGTGGCAGACAGTccatgtcttttctttttttttaacctgggCGTTTCCTTTAACTGCCTGATTGGTAGCCAATCGCATTCTCGGCTAACAAAAACATTCTCCTCCTTGCGCATAGCTGTTACAGGTATGTCTCGTTTGATACGCTGTTCCTTTTGTATAAGCCGCCTGTTGCAGAGACTGCCTCCTCTGTGAAGACGCCGGACCGGTATGTAACTTCTGAACTCATCATTTTTGGTTTGAACATCGTTTTATAACTGGCCTAACTGGTGGTCAAACAGCTGTATAGAAATAAACGCGCTCAATATTTGATatctttaaaatgcatttctttgcTCTTGCTTGCTTTGGTAAATATTTACAGATGATTTAGGGATGGTCAGCCCTACAAATAATTCATACACTTTATATCTGCTGGACTGTTGGAGTAGACGTTAGTCTGTTGTTACTCTTTGACACGGTGACAGTCCAACCAGTTTATCCTGTGGCACACCTGCGCCTGAGACCTCTACCAGGAACCAGGATTTCGTCGGATCCGGGTAACTTCGAAATTTTCAGCTAAAGTGTTTCATTTCTTGCCGCGGTCCATCCCACAGTATCTTATGCACATTAAAGATCAACAGGCATGAAGTCACCGCCCACTGTTCTGTCAGTTCTCCGAAAAAACCCCATCACAATTCCTGGAAAAACCCTCCAGCTCTTTGTGCAGACAGAAGGAGCGTCTGAAGTTTTTCCACTAGCGTGAAAATACTTTGCGTTTTCCAGGGGGTTAATATGAAATTCTTAGAGGCAACGTTATCATCTGAGTaacaattttatatttttaaataagcaGCACAGCACCCATTTGTACTTTCTGGCCTACATACTAGAGAgtattcagggaatttaaaatagaaagtagctcgtccacagaaggactggtagctccccttacgataagggttcagatcacgcgaacaggtgtgaaatgtgtgtgtttagttagtttgtttgcttgcttgttttaatcaattttaaatcatgctttttatttgtttttgtttctaatgtctctgtaaagcactttgaatcaccttgttgttgaattgtgctatacaaatacatttgccttgccttgccttacataCAGGGCTGAACTGGTAATCTGTCATTTGCCTGATATGCTGATACACTTGTTTCCCCACGATTCAACACATACTTCCACCAACAGAGCAAGAAAAAGACGGAAAGTGTAATTAGAGAGAATAAAGCATTAAGTGACTATTAGTTAATTAGGTTTAactagtttttcttttgtttttcagggaataaaacatttaattgaCATCAGtcctgtttctttctgtctaaTCGAGCCAGGTTTTCGAAGTAGAATTTGAATATTatatgacagttttttttaaattctatttcAATTTTTTGCTTGTACT
This DNA window, taken from Astatotilapia calliptera chromosome 5, fAstCal1.2, whole genome shotgun sequence, encodes the following:
- the sec13 gene encoding protein SEC13 homolog — translated: MVSVINTVDTSHEDMIHDAQMDYYGTRLATCSSDRTVKIFDVRNGGQILVADLRGHEGPVWQVAWAHPMFGNILASCSYDRKVIIWKEENGSWDKMYEYTGHESSVNSVCWGPYEFGLILACGSSDGAISLLTFTGDQQWDVKKISNAHTIGCNAVSWAPAIVPGSLIDQPSGQKPNYVKRFVSGGCDNLVKLWKEEDGQWKEDQKLEAHSDWVRDVGWAPSIGLPTSTIASCSQDGRVFIWTCDDPAGNTWTAKLLHKFNDVVWHVSWSITGNILAVSGGDNKVTLWKESMDGQWACISDVSKGQGAVSTITDTQQNEQ